A genomic window from Camelina sativa cultivar DH55 chromosome 2, Cs, whole genome shotgun sequence includes:
- the LOC104740134 gene encoding HVA22-like protein b: protein MSSGIGSLVKVIFKNFDVIAGPVISLVYPLYASVRAIESRTQGDDKQWLTYWALYSLIKLFELTFYGLIEWIPLYPYVKLALTSWLVLPGLSGAAYLYEHYVRSFLLSPHTVNVWYVPAKKDDGDLGAAAGRFTPPNDSGAPQEKIVSSVDTSAKYVGHSAFDDTYSY, encoded by the exons ATGAGTTCCGGTATCGGAAGTTTAGTGAAAGTCATCTTTAAGAACTTCGATGTCATCGCTGG ACCTGTGATTAGCTTGGTTTATCCTCT ATACGCATCAGTGAGGGCAATAGAGTCGAGAACTCAAGGAGACGACAAGCAATGGTTGACGTATTGGGCACTCTATTCACTTATCAAACTCTTCGAGCTCACTTTCTACGGGCTCATCGAATG GATCCCACTATATCCTTACGTTAAGCTAGCCCTAACAAGTTGGTTGGTCTTACCGGGCTTGAGCGGCGCTGCTTATCTCTACGAGCACTATGTGCGTTCATTCCTTTTAAGCCCACATACTGTTAATGTCTGGTACGTGCCAGCCAAGAAGGATGACGGTGACTTAGGAGCAGCGGCTGGCAGATTTACTCCGCCAAATGATTCCGGTGCGCCTCAAGAGAAGATTGTGAGCTCG GTGGATACATCAGCAAAATACGTTGGTCACTCGGCCTTTGATGACACCTATAGCTACTAG
- the LOC104740144 gene encoding microtubule-associated protein RP/EB family member 1B-like has product MTTNIGMMDSAYFVGRNEILSWINDRLHLNLSRIEEAASGAVQCQMLDMTFPGVVPMHKVNFEAKNEYEMIQNYKVMQEVFTKLKITKPLEVNRLVKGRPLDNLEFLQWLKRFCDSINGGIMNENYNPVERRSRGGREKSVKGSSKISKSLQTNNMHHHPPVTTSNKPSGPKQVKSHAIGGGSNSSAEVQALSKEIEDLKVSVDLLEKERDFYFSKLRDTEILCQTPELEDLPIVVAVKKILYATDANESALEEAQECLNQSLGLEADEEEGKEEEEEEEEEEEEEEAAATETQT; this is encoded by the exons ATGACGACGAACATTGGGATGATGGATAGTGCTTACTTTGTTGGAAGGAATGAGATTCTGAGTTGGATCAATGACAGGCTTCATCTCAATCTCTCTCGTATCGAagag GCTGCATCCGGTGCTGTGCAATGTCAAATGTTGGATATGACCTTCCCAGGAGTTGTGCCAATGCACAAG GTTAATTTTGAAGCAAAGAACGAGTACGAGATGATTCAAAACTACAAGGTCATGCAAgaagtcttcaccaaattgaaGATTACAAAG CCATTGGAAGTCAACAGGCTTGTCAAAGGCCGACCACTAGACAACTTGGAGTTTCTACAATGGCTGAAGCGTTTTTGCGATTCTATAAACGGAGGCATTATGAATGA GAATTATAATCCAGTTGAACGAAGATCAAGAGGTGGCAGAGAGAAAAGTGTAAAGGGATCTAGTAAGATCTCAAAGTCATTGCAAACAAACAATATGCATCATCATCCTCCTGTGACTACTTCCAACAAACCATCTG GTCCCAAGCAAGTAAAATCACATGCAATTGGAGGTGGGAGCAACTCATCAGCCGAAGTGCAAGCTCTGTCAAAGGAG ATAGAAGATCTCAAGGTCTCGGTCGATCTcttggaaaaagaaagagactttTACTTCTCTAAGCTCCGGGACACAGAGATACTCTGTCAGACTCCTGAACTCGAGGATCTTCCG ATAGTGGTAGCAGTTAAGAAGATATTATATGCAACCGATGCAAATGAATCTGCACTAGAAGAAGCTCAAGAGTGCCTAAACCAGTCTCTGGGACTTGaggctgatgaagaagaaggaaaggaagaggaagaagaagaagaagaagaggaagaagaagaagaagcagcagcaacagagaCCCAAACTTAA
- the LOC104757011 gene encoding putative F-box protein At5g62660, with the protein MRSSKVMMILRRGRKRRRSGVNWVAPEIPLDLLVEVLTRLPAKSLMRFKCVSKQWSSLIRSRYFNNRYLTVATPPRPPHLYIGFVDQDDGESVLLSFLSSSSSSGSAESFDQDLTMIGVGGTEMVALRGLILYTVCAKACIYNPTTRQSVTLPAVKYDNMFMFAEEGLTKDIRYVLGYDPVLDQYKVVCTVVIYSDDSESLTSEHWVFVLEARGFWKRIQFDRHHKPTIFGPCINGVIYYMASTDIYDHIVFSFDVRSEEFNMIQVPDVLHNFGGSLNFIEYGGKPAISNTADFKEKGLLDLWILEDAAGKWSRKPRGLQPCQMHFVDDIDYIYVEGATQIGEVILAPKPMSSPYYFSIMICKRMI; encoded by the exons ATGAGGTCTTcgaaggtgatgatgatattgagaagaggaagaaaaagaagaagaagcggagTCAATTGGGTCGCACCGGAGATTCCCTTGGATCTTTTAGTCGAGGTTCTGACTAGATTGCCTGCTAAATCACTGATGAGGTTCAAGTGCGTCTCAAAGCAATGGTCTTCTCTTATCCGTTCTCGATATTTTAACAATCGTTATCTTACGGTGGCAACCCCACCGCGACCACCTCATCTATACATAGGTTTCGTGGACCAGGACGATGGTGAGTCTGTCCTGCTATCATTCTTATCATCGTCTAGTAGTAGTGGTAGTGCTGAGTCTTTCGACCAAGACTTGACAATGATAGGGGTGGGGGGAACCGAGATGGTGGCTCTTCGCGGCTTGATTTTATACACCGTTTGCGCAAAAGCGTGCATCTATAATCCCACCACCAGACAAAGCGTAACCTTACCGGCCGTCAAATATGATAACATGTTTATGTTTGCTGAAGAAGGTTTAACTAAGGATATCAGATACGTTTTGGGATACGATCCCGTCCTTGATCAATACAAAGTAGTCTGCACGGTTGTGATATACTCAGACGATTCTGAGAGTTTAACTTCGGAGCATTGGGTTTTCGTACTAGAAGCGAGAGGTTTCTGGAAAAGAATTCAGTTTGATCGACATCATAAACCTACAATATTCGGACCTTGCATCAACggagttatatattatatggcTTCTACTGATATATATGACCATATCGTTTTCAGTTTTGACGTTAGGTCTGAAGAGTTCAATATGATCCAAGTACCTGATGTGTTGCATAACTTTGGTGGGTCATTGAATTTTATAGAGTATGGTGGAAAACCAGCTATTTCGAATACTGCCGATTTTAAAGAAAAGGGTTTGTTGGATTTATGGATCTTGGAAGATGCTGCTGGTAAATGGTCGAGGAAACCTCGGGGTTTACAGCCTTGTCAGATGCATTTTGTTGATGACATTGATTACATTTATGTAGAAG GTGCAACTCAAATCGGGGAGGTGATCTTAGCTCCCAAACCGATGTCTTCCCCTTATTACTTCTCTATTATGATATGCAAAAGAATGATTTGA